GATGTTAAATTGCCCGGAGGGTGAAAAGATGCTGAAGCTGATTGAAGACGCCATTGAAAGGACCTCCGCCGCCCCCAACAAAATCCCGGAGGCTCAGGCTCCGCAAACTGATATCGATGAGGAGCTCAAGAGGATTCTTGAGCAGATCCAGGCAAAGATATATGTTGTTGGTGTCGGCGGTGCCGGATGCAACACCATTAACAGGATGATGCAGGTCGGTATACAGGGGGCAAAGGTCATAGCAATTAACACCGATGCCCAGGATCTCCTAAAGGTTCGCGCCCACAAGAAGATACTCATCGGTAAGGAGCTTACCCGGGGTCTCGGTGCCGGAAACAATCCCAAGATGGGTGAGGAAGCCGCTAAGGAGAGCGAGAGGGAAATACGGGAGGCCCTTGAAGGGGCGGATATGGTCTTCATCACCTGCGGTCTCGGTGGCGGAACTGGAACCGGTGCTGCTCCGGTCGTTGCCGAGATGGCCAAGAAGATGGGCGCTCTGACTGTTTCAGTGGTTACCCTTCCGTTTACGGTAGAGGGAATAAGGCGCATTAAGAACGCAGAGTACGGTCTCGAGAGGCTCAGGAAGAACAGCGACACCGTCATAGTCATCCCGAACGACAAGCTCATGGAGGTTGCCCCGAACCTCCCGATCCACATGGCCTTTAAAGTGGCCGACGAGATACTCGTCCAAGCGGTCAAGGGCATCACCGAGCTCATTACCAAGCCCGGACTGGTGAA
The sequence above is drawn from the Thermococcus pacificus genome and encodes:
- the ftsZ gene encoding cell division protein FtsZ, with the translated sequence MLKLIEDAIERTSAAPNKIPEAQAPQTDIDEELKRILEQIQAKIYVVGVGGAGCNTINRMMQVGIQGAKVIAINTDAQDLLKVRAHKKILIGKELTRGLGAGNNPKMGEEAAKESEREIREALEGADMVFITCGLGGGTGTGAAPVVAEMAKKMGALTVSVVTLPFTVEGIRRIKNAEYGLERLRKNSDTVIVIPNDKLMEVAPNLPIHMAFKVADEILVQAVKGITELITKPGLVNLDFNDVRAVMKDGGVAMIGIGESDSEKRALEAAQQALNSPLLDVDISGAKGALISISGSDVKLEEAQQIIELVTSKLDPEAQVIWGIQLDEELNKMIRILIVVTGVSSPYAVAGEEETSYYGEEQERKIIKLDLEEL